In [Leptolyngbya] sp. PCC 7376, a genomic segment contains:
- a CDS encoding nitrate reductase associated protein — MTQFFQFEQDFIQSMRCIPMVMRYKLDSSGVKMKLEHWGKLDDAEKQRFVDMPCGTAEEAQAYHHALQTLIETKSGAKAKVLEIPSNPLWKQTDIPVQVLEKAESCDVEISAAQWQGLTDLQRFALIKLSRPSHENHNFVPALKEFGVIS, encoded by the coding sequence CTGTATACCGATGGTAATGCGCTATAAGCTCGATTCTTCCGGCGTCAAAATGAAATTGGAGCACTGGGGCAAACTCGACGATGCCGAAAAGCAAAGGTTTGTTGACATGCCTTGCGGTACTGCTGAGGAGGCACAAGCCTATCACCATGCTTTGCAAACTCTCATCGAAACGAAGAGCGGCGCAAAAGCAAAAGTCCTAGAGATTCCATCTAATCCCCTCTGGAAACAAACTGATATTCCCGTGCAAGTCCTTGAAAAGGCTGAGTCTTGTGATGTCGAAATTTCAGCAGCGCAGTGGCAAGGTTTAACGGATTTACAACGGTTTGCATTGATTAAGCTGAGTCGCCCTAGTCATGAGAACCATAATTTTGTGCCAGCTCTAAAAGAATTTGGTGTGATTTCGTGA